A stretch of Clostridia bacterium DNA encodes these proteins:
- the ftsZ gene encoding cell division protein FtsZ: MLEFDIDMEQFAQIKVIGVGGGGNNAVNRMITAGLRGVEFIAVNTDKQALFLSKANTKIQIGDKLTKGLGAGANPEIGEKAANESRDEIAQSIKGADMVFVTAGMGGGTGTGAAPVVAQVAKEMGILTVGVVTKPFMFEGRKRMQHAERGVENLKAAVDTLVTIPNDRLLQVAEKKTSMVDAFRIADDVLRQGVQGISDLIAVPGLINLDFADVRTIMFNTGLAHMGIGRASGENKAEEAARQAIHSPLLETSIEGARGVLVNITGGVDLGLFEANTAVEMIQKSADPDANIIFGASIDENLKDELLITVIATGFDKGPIIKKTEKVVEKPVNNNTQVASEKQQSNAFTGDELDIPTFLRRNRFK, encoded by the coding sequence TTGCTGGAATTCGATATTGATATGGAACAATTCGCCCAGATAAAGGTCATAGGTGTTGGCGGTGGTGGTAATAATGCTGTTAACAGAATGATAACAGCTGGACTTCGTGGTGTTGAATTTATAGCAGTTAATACTGATAAACAAGCTTTATTTTTATCTAAAGCTAATACAAAAATCCAAATAGGGGATAAATTGACAAAAGGATTAGGTGCAGGAGCAAACCCTGAAATTGGTGAAAAAGCTGCAAATGAAAGTAGAGATGAGATTGCCCAATCAATAAAAGGTGCGGATATGGTATTTGTTACCGCTGGTATGGGTGGCGGAACCGGGACCGGAGCTGCTCCTGTAGTAGCCCAGGTAGCAAAAGAAATGGGGATTTTAACAGTTGGGGTTGTTACAAAACCTTTTATGTTTGAGGGAAGAAAAAGAATGCAGCATGCTGAAAGAGGTGTAGAAAACCTGAAAGCTGCTGTCGATACACTTGTTACTATTCCAAACGACAGGTTGTTACAGGTTGCTGAGAAAAAGACTTCTATGGTTGATGCTTTCAGAATTGCAGATGATGTTCTCAGACAGGGCGTTCAGGGTATATCCGACTTGATTGCGGTACCGGGACTTATAAACCTTGACTTTGCAGATGTCAGAACCATAATGTTCAATACAGGCCTTGCACACATGGGTATAGGTAGAGCTTCAGGTGAAAACAAGGCTGAAGAAGCAGCAAGACAGGCAATACATAGTCCATTGCTTGAGACTTCGATAGAAGGAGCCAGAGGAGTACTGGTAAATATTACTGGCGGTGTTGATTTAGGATTATTTGAAGCCAACACTGCAGTTGAAATGATTCAAAAATCAGCTGATCCGGATGCGAACATTATTTTTGGTGCTTCAATTGATGAAAATCTTAAGGATGAATTACTTATAACTGTTATTGCTACTGGATTTGATAAGGGGCCGATAATCAAAAAAACAGAGAAAGTTGTTGAGAAACCTGTTAACAAT
- the ftsA gene encoding cell division protein FtsA codes for MDNIIVGIDIGTSKVCTVIGKVDKDNQMEILGKGIDVCNGVKKGVIVDIDSTSNSIKNSVEQAENTANLKVGSAYVNIFGTHVSIINNRCIASISNEDREITAKDVERALYSAKNVNIPDDREIIDIITRQYIVDGYDEIIDPVGMVGVKLEADTDIIAGKITSVQNIVKSLERANVKIDGIVIEALAISEVALSADEKDMGVILIDIGGGLTDISVFKRKNLIFYDSIPVGGDHITNDISIGLKIPYAEAERIKKEYELALTSLIKNDQEITVSDINGSNKKSVRVSEVVEIIEARVHEIFSLCRDMLSEADLHESLGAGIVLTGGGISYVDGGKEIAAEVFEIPVRLASYRQNGIPKPEYATAAGIVKYISNRHKGTRFGSEIKIHKQKVAQKESKILGKVSKFFKSLF; via the coding sequence GTGGATAATATTATAGTTGGTATTGATATAGGTACAAGCAAGGTTTGCACAGTTATAGGCAAAGTAGACAAAGATAACCAAATGGAAATATTGGGCAAGGGTATAGATGTTTGTAATGGAGTAAAGAAGGGTGTTATTGTTGATATAGATAGTACATCAAATTCTATAAAAAACTCTGTAGAGCAAGCAGAAAACACAGCAAATCTTAAGGTAGGTTCCGCATACGTAAATATTTTTGGAACTCATGTGTCAATTATTAACAACAGATGTATTGCCAGCATTTCAAATGAAGATAGGGAAATAACGGCAAAAGATGTTGAGAGAGCCTTGTATTCGGCAAAAAATGTAAATATTCCTGACGATAGAGAAATAATAGATATAATAACAAGACAGTATATTGTTGACGGTTATGATGAAATTATAGATCCCGTAGGAATGGTTGGGGTCAAACTTGAAGCTGACACGGATATTATTGCAGGAAAAATTACATCTGTTCAAAACATAGTAAAAAGCCTTGAGCGCGCAAATGTAAAAATTGATGGAATAGTGATAGAAGCTTTGGCAATCAGTGAGGTTGCACTGTCTGCGGATGAGAAAGATATGGGAGTTATTCTTATAGACATTGGCGGCGGTCTTACCGATATATCTGTGTTTAAAAGAAAAAATCTGATTTTTTATGATTCCATTCCTGTTGGAGGGGATCATATAACAAATGACATTTCAATTGGCTTAAAAATACCATATGCAGAAGCAGAAAGAATAAAAAAAGAATACGAACTGGCTCTTACATCGCTCATTAAAAATGACCAGGAAATAACAGTCAGTGATATAAACGGAAGTAATAAAAAAAGTGTCAGAGTATCGGAAGTAGTAGAAATAATAGAAGCCAGGGTTCATGAGATCTTCTCACTTTGCAGGGATATGTTAAGCGAAGCTGATCTGCATGAAAGTCTTGGAGCAGGTATAGTCCTTACAGGTGGTGGCATTTCATATGTAGATGGAGGAAAGGAGATTGCCGCTGAGGTGTTTGAAATACCTGTCAGACTTGCATCTTACAGACAGAACGGAATACCGAAACCCGAATATGCGACAGCAGCTGGAATAGTAAAGTATATTTCCAACCGTCATAAAGGAACTAGATTTGGAAGTGAAATAAAAATTCATAAACAGAAAGTTGCACAAAAGGAATCGAAAATATTAGGTAAGGTTTCAAAATTTTTTAAAAGTTTGTTCTAA